In Flammeovirgaceae bacterium 311, one DNA window encodes the following:
- a CDS encoding ferrous iron transport protein B (COG0370 Fe2+ transport system protein B) — protein MSTRTAIAPPPKVDKSSVTLALVGNPNSGKTTLFNLLTGLNQKVGNYPGVTVERKSGKCTLGENNSAEVIDLPGTYSIYPRSADEQVVLDVLMNPKDADYPDIVVAVADMSNLERSLLLVTQILDLNLPLVLVLNMADMASKRGIEVDADKLSHSLGGIPVVCMNARSGEGLVRLKKVLRQEVTAKTSDPFYNTLPLAPEAIAETRQYFDRETYYEAYQLLQHAEALHFLTPLEKDQLAAIRAHGKFDLEALQIEETKARYASIQRVLEQSIKLPDTDAGSFVSAKIDKWVTHKIWGYAIFFGILILVFQAIFAWASVPMDLIDHVFAGLTEFLQAELPDGRLSRLLVEGILPGIGGIVIFVPQIAILFVLIALLEESGYMARVVFLMDKMMRKVGLNGRSVVPLISGLACAVPAIMATRGIDNWKDRLITIFVTPFMSCSARLPVYAILIALVVPEERVLGFMNLQGLALMGMYLLGFAAAIISALLMKLIIKTKKSGFLIMELPAYRWPRWGNVLLMTVEKSKTFVFEAGKIILAVSIILWVLASYGPGDKMEQAEIAYAAQHPDEENLEDKLASVRLEHSYAGTMGKFMEPVIAPLGYDWKIGIALLSSFAAREVFVGTMATLYSVGSSADDDNTIRSRMQAEINPATGGPRFNMAVAFSLLVFYAFAMQCTSTLAIVKKETNGWKWPLIQLTYMTALAYVSAFIVYQTLA, from the coding sequence ATGAGTACGAGAACAGCAATAGCACCCCCTCCAAAAGTCGATAAATCTTCTGTTACCCTTGCTCTGGTTGGTAATCCCAATTCAGGCAAAACCACTCTTTTTAACCTGCTTACAGGCCTTAACCAAAAAGTGGGCAACTATCCCGGTGTAACGGTAGAGCGTAAGAGCGGCAAATGCACTTTAGGCGAAAACAATTCTGCAGAAGTGATTGATCTGCCAGGCACCTACAGCATTTATCCCCGCTCTGCCGATGAGCAGGTAGTACTAGATGTACTGATGAACCCTAAGGATGCCGACTATCCGGATATAGTGGTAGCCGTAGCAGACATGAGCAACCTGGAAAGAAGCCTGCTGCTGGTTACCCAGATCCTGGACCTCAACCTGCCGCTGGTGCTGGTGCTTAACATGGCAGATATGGCCTCCAAAAGAGGCATAGAGGTAGATGCCGATAAACTTAGCCACTCACTGGGTGGTATACCGGTGGTGTGCATGAATGCCCGCAGTGGTGAAGGCCTCGTGAGGTTAAAGAAGGTGTTAAGGCAGGAGGTTACAGCAAAAACATCCGATCCCTTTTACAATACCTTACCGCTGGCCCCGGAAGCCATTGCAGAAACCCGCCAGTACTTTGACCGGGAAACCTATTATGAAGCCTACCAGCTGCTCCAGCATGCAGAAGCACTGCACTTTCTCACGCCACTGGAAAAAGACCAGCTGGCGGCTATCAGGGCGCATGGTAAATTTGACCTGGAAGCCCTGCAGATAGAGGAGACCAAAGCCCGCTATGCCAGCATCCAGCGGGTGCTTGAACAAAGCATTAAGCTACCCGATACCGACGCAGGCAGTTTTGTATCTGCTAAAATAGATAAATGGGTAACCCACAAGATCTGGGGTTATGCGATCTTTTTTGGTATTCTGATACTGGTATTTCAGGCAATTTTCGCATGGGCCTCTGTACCCATGGATCTTATAGACCATGTTTTTGCCGGGCTTACAGAATTTCTGCAGGCCGAACTGCCCGACGGCAGGTTAAGCAGGTTGCTGGTGGAGGGTATATTACCTGGTATTGGAGGCATTGTGATCTTTGTTCCCCAGATTGCCATTCTGTTTGTGCTCATTGCACTGCTGGAAGAAAGCGGTTATATGGCCAGGGTGGTGTTTCTGATGGATAAGATGATGCGAAAGGTGGGCCTGAATGGCCGCAGCGTAGTACCGCTCATCTCCGGCCTTGCCTGTGCCGTGCCTGCCATCATGGCGACCAGGGGCATCGATAACTGGAAAGACCGCCTGATTACCATTTTTGTAACACCCTTTATGAGTTGTTCAGCCAGGCTGCCGGTCTATGCCATCTTGATTGCATTGGTGGTGCCTGAAGAGCGGGTGCTTGGCTTTATGAACCTGCAGGGACTGGCGCTGATGGGCATGTACCTGCTGGGTTTTGCCGCAGCCATTATATCAGCCCTGCTGATGAAGCTGATCATTAAAACTAAAAAAAGTGGCTTTCTGATCATGGAGCTGCCGGCCTATCGCTGGCCGCGCTGGGGAAATGTGCTGCTTATGACGGTAGAGAAATCCAAGACCTTTGTGTTTGAGGCTGGCAAGATCATCCTTGCGGTTTCCATTATTCTGTGGGTGCTGGCCTCCTATGGCCCCGGAGATAAAATGGAGCAGGCTGAAATTGCGTATGCTGCCCAACACCCTGATGAAGAAAATCTGGAAGACAAGCTTGCCTCTGTACGCCTGGAGCATTCTTACGCAGGTACCATGGGTAAATTTATGGAACCTGTGATAGCACCTTTGGGTTACGACTGGAAAATTGGTATTGCCCTGCTCTCCTCTTTTGCAGCCCGTGAAGTATTTGTGGGCACCATGGCTACCTTATACAGTGTTGGCAGCAGTGCCGATGATGACAACACGATCAGAAGCCGCATGCAGGCTGAAATCAATCCCGCTACAGGTGGCCCCCGCTTTAATATGGCGGTAGCCTTTTCGCTTCTGGTATTCTACGCCTTTGCCATGCAATGCACCAGCACCCTGGCCATTGTTAAAAAGGAAACCAACGGATGGAAATGGCCGCTCATACAGTTAACTTATATGACTGCACTGGCCTATGTTTCTGCTTTTATTGTTTACCAAACACTGGCATAA
- a CDS encoding FeoA family protein (COG1918 Fe2+ transport system protein A), translating into MITLDQLKPGEKATIINIKSSDLTIKLLEMGLLPGKTVHYNFKAPLGDPISVQISGYSLSLRIDEAQLIEVA; encoded by the coding sequence ATGATAACCCTAGACCAGTTGAAGCCTGGTGAGAAAGCCACCATTATCAATATTAAATCCTCTGACTTAACTATTAAGTTACTGGAGATGGGGCTTTTGCCGGGCAAAACAGTCCATTATAACTTTAAAGCTCCCCTGGGAGATCCTATCTCAGTGCAAATATCTGGTTACAGCCTCTCGCTAAGAATTGATGAGGCACAACTAATTGAGGTGGCATGA
- the fabG gene encoding 3-ketoacyl-(acyl-carrier-protein) reductase (COG1028 Dehydrogenases with different specificities (related to short-chain alcohol dehydrogenases)) has product MESLRGKNALVTGAGKGIGRAIAVALAQEGVHVGLLARSGSQLNEVATEVTAQGVKASVVTADVADITAVNAAVEQVLKDLGSIDILINNAGTASFGKFLELAPEEWERNVKVNLFGVYYTTRAVLPGMIERQQGDIINISSTAGQRGAAVTSAYSASKFGLMGLTESLMQEVRKHNIRVSALTPSTVVTELAYSQNLIGGDPERVMHPEDLAELMIAQLKLNRRVFIKEAGMWSTNP; this is encoded by the coding sequence ATGGAATCATTAAGGGGAAAAAATGCACTTGTAACCGGTGCAGGTAAAGGTATTGGCCGGGCCATAGCCGTAGCACTGGCACAGGAGGGAGTCCATGTGGGTTTGCTGGCTAGAAGCGGCAGTCAGCTGAATGAGGTAGCCACAGAGGTAACCGCACAAGGTGTAAAAGCCTCCGTAGTAACGGCAGATGTGGCCGATATTACTGCTGTTAACGCAGCAGTAGAACAGGTTTTAAAGGATCTCGGCAGCATAGATATTTTAATTAACAATGCCGGAACGGCGAGCTTTGGAAAGTTTCTGGAGCTGGCACCTGAGGAGTGGGAGCGGAATGTAAAGGTAAATCTCTTCGGTGTTTACTATACCACCCGGGCTGTGCTGCCTGGTATGATAGAGCGCCAGCAGGGCGATATCATCAATATTTCTTCTACAGCAGGCCAGCGAGGTGCTGCTGTTACAAGTGCATACAGTGCCTCGAAATTCGGATTGATGGGATTAACCGAATCTTTAATGCAGGAGGTGCGAAAACATAACATACGGGTAAGTGCTTTAACCCCCAGTACAGTGGTTACCGAATTAGCATACAGCCAGAACCTGATCGGGGGAGATCCGGAGCGGGTTATGCACCCCGAAGATCTTGCAGAGCTGATGATTGCACAGCTAAAGCTCAACCGCCGTGTTTTTATCAAAGAGGCGGGCATGTGGTCTACCAATCCCTAA